The genomic window CTTAATATTGCATATTTGAtcccttatatttattttaggtttcaatttggtcccttatgtttaaaaagtttcaagttggtccttttcgtcaaatttttgtttaaatcgtcGACGTGTCTAATGAATTTGCGTGCACGGACCACTTTGGAGAGTATCTAGGTGAAAGTTTTATAagaaactagtttaaagacccgtgcattcgcacgggtctattgacttttattcaATATCTGAGTTTGTtactatattaatgtagaaaatttatttaaaattaaatatttaaaaatttgttatatagtattgttaaaatataattgaaattactgtgttaattatttcttgtaaacttatttattcaattttttatgtttcagtgacaaataatggtcccgtgtatatttttaataaaaaattagaaattttattaggaatatttagggtaatttagtaattttatacTAATGAACTTTATTATGTTATTATTAatggttagtagtaaactttgtagtaatattatttatgtttcgtttataaaaaaaattatgtttttttttttatgaaaaatattgtttgtttcatttttttatgtatagtataaatatagatatagatacacttgaccaataaaaaaaaaaatatatatagattattttttttatttctatatttctatttttatgcggtttcttctttttttttctatattctttctaaaaaaaaattatcgactaaattttctataattttttttctccttatttctatgtatagattgttatgttttgttctcatctataatctgttttgttcatatttttaagcatatcatttttctatatattttttttcaatattttttttagtgaaattacaatgaaggatattaAACTTGCAATGTGGTtcaaagtaataaggataaattaataactttggtggtaatcgattttaatatattagtaatagattaactcataatttaacaaaaaattggaaaaaaaattaactcaaaatttgacGAAAATGACCAACTTATGTTGAAATCAATAACtcataatttaacaaaaagttggaaaaaattaattctaaatttaacgaaaatgaccaacttatgttgaaaacaataacataagggaccaacttgaaatgtgtttgtttatattatttacaatttaaaggcttaattagttaaatgattccttaaagacattttaagtttcacaatggtcccttaaagaagaaaaaaaaggtccgcTTTAATCACTTAAACGCATCTCCGTCAGTCAAAATGGTCCTTTtcgttaattttttcaaaaaaccgTTAGTTTTACTCCAGTccactattatttataaaatttttgctattattttattaattagtttattttaaacTTTCGGAGTCGGGACTAGTCATGGGACTGTGTGTGTATATTCTAACATAAAAGGAAAGAGAAATGTAATTTGAGTTTAGTGAACAgtaatttagtcaaaataatatcatttaaaatcaaaatcattagGATTGATCTAGTTGTGAGGAATTTGGGTAGTACACTATAAGTCTTGGGTTCGATTCCcagttcattgtaaacaaaaaagaaaatcacaTTCTCTAtgctaaatattattttatcatccatattgcttttttttttcttggttacACGATTGCTTCTTTTTTAtattcactaaaaattaacatttgGATGCAGATCTTATCATCGCTATTTGGATAGGTGAGTTCTTCAGAGACTTCCAGagtattcatttttatttttatttttataaaaaaatagatatctTGTGTATTCAATTATAGAGACTAATTCATTCAATCTTATGGACTCAAATGAATGACAAAGTCTCCCTAAAAGTTTTGACACTGCTGCATGTCCAAGTCAGGAATCGAATTTGTGACTAGAGCCGATCCCGAATTTTTAAAGATCATATACAAATGCTAAAAGTGGCatcttaataaaataaaatatatattttttcttaaaaaaaaatgtagaataTTCTGGATTCGTGACTTGGACAACAAACCATTCTTGTGTTTTAAAATGTCCTGTTTTTTAATGGATTTCTGTTTCCTTTTTTTATAGAAAGAATGGGCCTGAACTTTATATTTTGTAGTAATATATTAAGTTTTGcatcccttattttattaatcCTCTTAccctgtattttttttttatttgagacCTTCATATTTTAGAGGTTCACTGCCACAGATCTTGTTGCAACTGTATCTAGGCCGGGTCTGCCCAGAAtttagttaagttagaagaAATCCGCACCATCTCATATAAGTGGGTAGaatgttcaattttttagttcataaaataatttgaattacCATATCTCACTTTCTCTTGAAATCGGAGTATAATAAACACCCAGAATTATTgaatatttttgttgattttcgaTGTATGTCAAATGGTCTctatttttttgcttaattaCAGTTTTTGTCCCTCTGTTTTCACTTTTTACATAATTgatcctctattttaaaatttgatagtTTTAATTCTTTCGTCaaatattttgtctaaaaattGGTGATGTGATATGTTTTAAATGACGtagtatatgatatgataatggGAAAATACCAACATCGATGAAATCgtaagaaaattcatttataaatttaatttaaaacatgtcTCAATACCATAATTTAGATAAAGTATTTGATGGAGTGCTAGAACTgtcaaatttgaaaatagagGGACCAATTATGTGAAATATTGAAAATAGGAGGACCAAACTgtaattaaatcttttttttaatttttataaaatggtCTCTATATTTTTTGCCTAACCAAAAACTACTGTTTTTACATTATTAGACAGCGACGAATTTTAAAGTCCTAACAATATCTGcctgtgtaaaaaaaaaaaaaaaacaatatctgCCTAAATTTTTGCGGCTATATAtctatttttgtttgttgataATATGTTACAGGATTATTTGAAATGATAAATGGACCAAACCAAAGATACGATGGTGAAACTGAGTATCAAGTAGGATTGGCAACAGGACACTATGTTCTACCATCAGTCTTGGCGGCTAGATTTCTATTTGGGATGACATTATTTATTGCCTTATTGATATACAAATGGAGGAAGAGGCATTTGTCAATGTTTGAATATATTGAAATGTatctacaacaacaaaataaccTCATACCAATTggatattcatacaaagaaattaagaaaatggCTAAAGGTTTCAAAGACAAATTGGGTGAAGGAGGTTTTGGAACTGTGTTTAAGGGCAATCTACGTAGTGGACCTTGTGTGGCAATCAAGATGTTGGCTAGTTCGAAAGGTAATGGACAAGATTTTATTAATGAAGTAGCAACCATCGGAAGGATACATCATTTGAATGTGGTGCAGTTAATTGGATTTTGTGCCGAGGGATCAAAACGTGCTCTCGTTTATGATTTCATGCCTAATGGATCTCtcgataaatatattttctctaaaGAAGGAAGCCTAAATATAAGCTACAATCAAATTTTTGACATATCGATTGGAGTAGCTCGTGGGATTTCTTATCTCCATCATGGATGTGAAATGAAGATTTTGCATTTTGATATCAAGCCTCACAACATCCTTCTTGACGAGAACTTCACCCCAAAAGTCTCTGACTTTGGACTAGCTAAGTTATATCCTGTACAAAATAGCATTATCACAATGACTGCGGCAAGAGGTACAATTGGATATATGGCTCCAGAGTTGTTCTACAAAAATCTTGGAGGAGTGTCCTATAAGGCGGATGTCTATAGCTTTGGGATGCTTTTGATGGAAATGGCAGGTAGAAGGAAAAACCTTAATCCCCACGCGGAGCATTCTAGCCAACTTTACTTTCCTTTATGGATTTATGATCAAGTTGAAAAAGAGCCTTTGGTGGACATAGAAATGGAAGATACCACGGAGGAGGAAAAGAAAATAGTAAAGAAGATGATCATAGTCGCACTTTGGTGTATACAATTGAAACCAAATGATCGTCCCACAATGAGTAAAGTAGTGGAGATGCTCGAAGGAGACGTTGAAAGCCTTGAAATACCTCCAAAGCCACTCCTTTATCCACAAGAAACAGTTGTAGACGATCAAAGAACTAACTTTGACCAAACAACGTCGAGTGATTACACTAGTTCTTATGATTCTGGGGAAATAGTAAATGCTTCTCTTATAGAGAATATTGATTGAATGTTCACAAAATCAATTGTCTGCATCGACTTTATCTTAATAAACACTTGTTCTTATGC from Trifolium pratense cultivar HEN17-A07 linkage group LG1, ARS_RC_1.1, whole genome shotgun sequence includes these protein-coding regions:
- the LOC123902854 gene encoding rust resistance kinase Lr10-like isoform X2 produces the protein MWWVKVILVVFLPFSHLLQQGSSSGSSSTFDQEHTCPPSSCGKISNIRYPFRLKDDPRHCGDNRYELSCENNVTTLYLYSAKYHVKSINYNSFTIRLVDPGIQESNCSSLPLNFLSRSNFCDTYESERKYCTDPYQAAGYYYDDSLIFEHIVYLNCSHQVTNNHKYVDTVPFINPNSKGYYIYAMAGDLIAQDFQVGCDVKLVTPTSGLRSLKRKLVSYDEMHKALVYGFELSWLDLPCQNHCGDSEYCSFNVTTEKFYCYRFCNSFWGGEPGNRLCGIWYQLGVYAKDLIIAIWIGLFEMINGPNQRYDGETEYQVGLATGHYVLPSVLAARFLFGMTLFIALLIYKWRKRHLSMFEYIEMYLQQQNNLIPIGYSYKEIKKMAKGFKDKLGEGGFGTVFKGNLRSGPCVAIKMLASSKGNGQDFINEVATIGRIHHLNVVQLIGFCAEGSKRALVYDFMPNGSLDKYIFSKEGSLNISYNQIFDISIGVARGISYLHHGCEMKILHFDIKPHNILLDENFTPKVSDFGLAKLYPVQNSIITMTAARGTIGYMAPELFYKNLGGVSYKADVYSFGMLLMEMAGRRKNLNPHAEHSSQLYFPLWIYDQVEKEPLVDIEMEDTTEEEKKIVKKMIIVALWCIQLKPNDRPTMSKVVEMLEGDVESLEIPPKPLLYPQETVVDDQRTNFDQTTSSDYTSSYDSGEIVNASLIENID
- the LOC123902854 gene encoding rust resistance kinase Lr10-like isoform X1; translated protein: MWWVKVILVVFLPFSHLLQQGSSSGSSSTFDQEHTCPPSSCGKISNIRYPFRLKDDPRHCGDNRYELSCENNVTTLYLYSAKYHVKSINYNSFTIRLVDPGIQESNCSSLPLNFLSRSNFCDTYESERKYCTDPYQAAGYYYDDSLIFEHIVYLNCSHQVTNNHKYVDTVPFINPNSKGYYIYAMAGDLIAQDFQVGCDVKLVTPTSGLRSLKRKLVSYDEMHKALVYGFELSWLDLPCQNHCGDSEYCSFNVTTEKFYCYRFCNSFWGGEPGNRLCAGIWYQLGVYAKDLIIAIWIGLFEMINGPNQRYDGETEYQVGLATGHYVLPSVLAARFLFGMTLFIALLIYKWRKRHLSMFEYIEMYLQQQNNLIPIGYSYKEIKKMAKGFKDKLGEGGFGTVFKGNLRSGPCVAIKMLASSKGNGQDFINEVATIGRIHHLNVVQLIGFCAEGSKRALVYDFMPNGSLDKYIFSKEGSLNISYNQIFDISIGVARGISYLHHGCEMKILHFDIKPHNILLDENFTPKVSDFGLAKLYPVQNSIITMTAARGTIGYMAPELFYKNLGGVSYKADVYSFGMLLMEMAGRRKNLNPHAEHSSQLYFPLWIYDQVEKEPLVDIEMEDTTEEEKKIVKKMIIVALWCIQLKPNDRPTMSKVVEMLEGDVESLEIPPKPLLYPQETVVDDQRTNFDQTTSSDYTSSYDSGEIVNASLIENID